The DNA region GACGACGTCCGTCTGGCAGAGGTCGCGGAGCCGTGGTCGCAGACCGAAGAGCTCGAAGGGGCCGATCCGGCACAGCTGGCCGCGTTCGCGCGGGACCTCGCCGCGCTCGCTCGTCGCGCCGCGGCGTCCGACCACCGCCTCTACTGCTGGACCAGCATCTAGGACGCTCGTCCGCGCAGGACGCACCCCAGCGGTGAGCCGTCACGGGGCCTCGATCAGCGTGCGGTCGGCCACTCCTCGGCGAGAAGGCCGTAGTTCATGCCGTCGAGCCATTCGCCCGAGCGATGCAATGCCGTCTTCCGGCTGAACTCCTCTCGGCGCATCCCGAGCCGCTCCATGAGGCGCCAGGACGGCTCGTTGTCGGCGAAGCACCCCGCATGCACCCGGCGCAGGCCCAGTGCGCCGAAGCACACGTCGATCACCGCGCGGATCGCCTCTGTCGCGTAGCCGTGCCCGGTGTGCGCGGGGTCGAGAACCCAGCCGAGCTCGGCCTCGACGCCCTTCGCCCGGGCGTCGACCTCGAGCTGCGCCCACCCGTCGCCGCGCCGCACCATGATGTCACCGATCGGGGTCGGGGCGGTGCCCTCGGCGTTGGGCAGCAGCTC from Microbacterium sp. SY138 includes:
- a CDS encoding GNAT family protein; protein product: MTDTRTPEPWPARTARLQVRPCTPADVDAMWEWRRLPEVNRWLGAAPDTRDAFRERYLDPERLASLYIVELLPNAEGTAPTPIGDIMVRRGDGWAQLEVDARAKGVEAELGWVLDPAHTGHGYATEAIRAVIDVCFGALGLRRVHAGCFADNEPSWRLMERLGMRREEFSRKTALHRSGEWLDGMNYGLLAEEWPTAR